One genomic segment of Heptranchias perlo isolate sHepPer1 chromosome 3, sHepPer1.hap1, whole genome shotgun sequence includes these proteins:
- the LOC137307568 gene encoding probable G-protein coupled receptor 139, which translates to MGRNLRTIDWNVTTMGRNLRTIDWNVTTMGRNLRTIDWNVTTMGRNLRTIDWNSPFWIFQYLDGNYDLVSLEDRINFVLLGIQVIYYPLLAAIGVSVNLLTIVILSRGKCGLSKCVTRYLVAMAAADLLVVIFDLILRQIPIANQDQFDFLDSIPVCNIHAVLLFAATDCSVWFTVTFTFDRFVAICCQNLKTKYCTERTAAVVLGTVSVLGCLKNTFWYFLFTGRYLLYNEPWFCSVPVLVMFSRVWAVIELLHYILTPGIPFVLILLLNVFTVRYILVASRARRRLRGHSSGESPRDPEMESRRKSIILLFVISGNFILFWALFMVYSIWNRVWFMGFYSVILPQFIQELGYMLQLMSCCTNTCIYAVTQTKFREQLKNAVKYPFTVIIKFIK; encoded by the exons atgggtcggaatctgagaacaatagattggaatgttacaacaatgggtcggaatctgagaacaatagattggaatgttacaacaatgggtcggaatctgagaacaatagattggaatgttacaacaatgggtcggaatctgagaacaatagattggaacagTCCATTCTGGATATTTCAATATCTCGACGGAAATTATGATTTAGTCTCATTAGAGGATCGGATAAATTTTGTGCTTTTGGGTATACAAGTAATTTACTATCCTCTGCTCGCTGCTATTGGTGtttctg ttaacttattgACGATCGTTATCctatctcggggaaagtgcggtctctccaaatgtgtcactcgttacctggtggcgatggcagcggcggatctactggtcgttatcttcGATCTGATACTCAGGCAGATTCCCATTGCCAATCAGGATCAGTTTGATTTCCTGGACTCcattcccgtgtgtaatatccacgccgtcctgcttttcgcagccacagactgttccgtctggttcaccgtcactttcaccttcgatcgatttgtggccatttgttgccagaatctgaaaactaaatattgcaccgagagaacggcggctgtggttctgggaacagtgagtgtgctgggctgtttgaagAATACGTTCTGGTACTTTCTGTTCACGGGCCGGTACTTGCTTTACAACGAACCGTGGTTTTGTTCTGTACCTGTCCTTGTTATGTTTTCACGTGTGTGGGCAGtcatcgaactccttcattatatcctcaccccggggatcccatttgttctgattctgttgCTCAATGTTTTCACTGTCAgatacattttagtggccagcagagcccgcaggagactccggggtcacagcagtggggagagtcccagagacccagagatggagagccgaaggaaatccatcattttactgtttgtgatATCAGGAAACTTTATACTGTTCTgggcactgtttatggtgtattcTATATGGAACCGGGTGTGGTTCATGGGGTTTTATTCTGTAATTCTACCTCAGTTTATACAAGAACTGGGATACATGCTCCAGCtcatgagttgctgcacaaacacttgtatttatgccgtgacacagactaaattcagagagcagttgaagaatgcggtgaaatatccctttactgtaattataaaattcattaaataa